In Homo sapiens chromosome 11, GRCh38.p14 Primary Assembly, one DNA window encodes the following:
- the OR10D3 gene encoding olfactory receptor 10D3 — MEVKNCCMVTEFILLGIPHTEGLEMTLFVLFLPFYACTLLGNVSILVAVMSSARLHTPMYFFLGNLSVFDMGFSSVTCPKMLLYLMGLSRLISYKDCVCQLFFFHFLGSIECFLFTVMAYDRFTAICYPLRYTVIMNPRICVALAVGTWLLGCIHSSILTSLTFTLPYCGPNEVDHFFCDIPALLPLACADTSLAQRVSFTNVGLISLVCFLLILLSYTRITISILSIRTTEGRRRAFSTCSAHLIAILCAYGPIITVYLQPTPNPMLGTVVQILMNLVGPMLNPLIYTLRNKEVKTALKTILHRTGHVPES; from the coding sequence ATGGAGGTGAAGAACTGCTGCATGGTGACAGAGTTCATCCTTTTGGGAATCCCACACACAGAGGGGCTGGAGATGACACTTTTTGTCTTATTCTTGCCCTTCTATGCCTGCACTCTACTGGGAAATGTGTCTATCCTTGTTGCTGTTATGTCTTCTGCTCGCCTTCACACACCTATGTATTTCTTCCTGGGAAACTTGTCTGTGTTTGACATGGGTTTCTCCTCAGTGACTTGTCCCAAAATGCTGCTCTACCTTATGGGGCTGAGCCGACTCATCTCCTACAAAGACTGTGTCTGCCagcttttcttcttccatttcctcGGGAGCATTGAGTGCTTCTTGTTTACGGTGATGGCCTATGACCGCTTCACTGCCATCTGTTATCCTCTGCGATACACAGTCATCATGAACCCAAGGATCTGTGTGGCCCTGGCTGTGGGCACATGGCTGTTAGGGTGCATTCATTCCAGTATCTTGACCTCCCTCACCTTCACCTTGCCATACTGTGGTCCCAATGAAGTGGATCACTTCTTCTGTGACATTCCAGCACTGTTGCCCTTGGCCTGTGCTGACACATCCTTAGCCCAGAGGGTGAGCTTCACCAACGTTGGCCTCATATCTCTTGTCTGCTTTCTGCTAATTCTTTTATCCTACACTAGAATCACAATATCTATCTTAAGCATTCGTACAACTGAGGGCCGTCGCCGTGCCTTCTCCACCTGCAGTGCTCACCTCATTGCCATCCTCTGTGCCTATGGGCCCATCATCACTGTCTACCTGCAGCCCACACCCAACCCCATGCTGGGAACCGTGGTACAAATTCTCATGAATCTGGTAGGACCAATGCTGAACCCTTTGATCTATACCTTGAGGAATAAGGAAGTAAAAACAGCCCTGAAAACAATATTGCACAGGACAGGCCATGTTCCTGAGAGTTAG